One Streptomyces sp. V4I8 genomic window carries:
- the dapA gene encoding 4-hydroxy-tetrahydrodipicolinate synthase, translating to MTTTPSPAPPFGRALCAMITPFTEAGALDVDGAQRLADRLVSEGCDGLVLSGTTGESPTTTDAEKAELIRAVREAVDGRAPVVAGVGTFDTRHTVELALAAEKAGADGLLVVAPYYSRPPQDAVEAHFREVADAAGLPLVLYDIPGRTGTRLEPETLIRLAEHPRIVAVKDCSYDFLGAQKVLSRTELAYYAGCDEHNLALYAVGGAGYISTVANVVPARLRAVLDAFEAGDTPVSARLQQRATPLIELMMSAGLPGAVTAKALLHELGLPAGPVRAPLRPAGREAVDRLLAAYQEFVTG from the coding sequence ATGACGACGACGCCCTCCCCCGCCCCGCCTTTCGGCCGCGCCCTGTGCGCCATGATCACGCCCTTCACCGAGGCGGGCGCGCTCGATGTGGACGGGGCGCAGCGGCTCGCCGACCGGCTGGTGTCCGAGGGGTGCGACGGGCTGGTGCTCTCCGGTACGACGGGCGAGTCGCCGACCACGACGGACGCCGAGAAGGCGGAGCTGATCAGGGCCGTCCGGGAAGCGGTGGACGGCCGGGCGCCGGTCGTCGCGGGTGTGGGCACCTTCGACACCCGGCACACCGTGGAGCTGGCCCTGGCGGCCGAGAAGGCGGGCGCCGACGGCCTGTTGGTGGTCGCGCCGTACTACAGCAGGCCCCCGCAGGACGCCGTCGAGGCGCATTTCCGCGAGGTCGCGGACGCGGCCGGACTGCCCCTCGTGCTGTACGACATCCCGGGCCGCACCGGCACCCGGCTCGAGCCGGAGACGCTGATCCGGCTCGCCGAGCACCCCCGGATCGTGGCGGTGAAGGACTGCTCCTACGACTTCCTCGGCGCCCAGAAGGTGCTGTCGCGCACGGAGTTGGCGTACTACGCGGGGTGCGACGAGCACAACCTGGCGCTGTACGCGGTGGGGGGCGCCGGGTACATCAGTACGGTCGCCAATGTCGTCCCCGCCCGACTCCGGGCGGTGCTCGACGCGTTCGAGGCGGGCGACACCCCCGTGTCCGCCCGCCTCCAACAACGTGCCACGCCGCTCATCGAGTTGATGATGTCGGCGGGGCTGCCCGGCGCGGTCACCGCCAAGGCCCTGCTCCATGAACTGGGCCTGCCCGCGGGTCCCGTCCGAGCACCGCTGCGGCCCGCCGGCCGCGAGGCGGTCGACAGGCTGCTGGCGGCGTACCAGGAGTTCGTCACCGGCTGA
- a CDS encoding DUF3618 domain-containing protein: protein MTDKKAGATGGGEAAKKGSAKAAAAGGAAAKKAGGGAKGPEELRRQIEQTRGELGDTVEELAGKADVKGRAMARAADLKDKAGAMTVQLRSSAAQAGHAVQERATRAGHVVQDKAAQAGHVVQDKATQAGHVVQDKAAQAGHTMQDRAAQTGHTVQERATHAGHVVEHSVPRPVRTVVQAGLRHPRPVLIAGAAVGAVVAAGVLRRRHHGHR, encoded by the coding sequence ATGACGGACAAGAAGGCGGGGGCCACGGGCGGCGGGGAAGCCGCGAAGAAGGGCTCCGCGAAAGCCGCTGCCGCGGGCGGGGCCGCGGCCAAGAAGGCGGGCGGCGGGGCCAAGGGCCCCGAGGAACTGCGCCGCCAGATCGAGCAGACACGCGGCGAGCTCGGCGACACCGTGGAGGAACTGGCCGGGAAGGCGGACGTGAAGGGCCGGGCCATGGCCCGCGCCGCCGACCTCAAGGACAAGGCGGGCGCGATGACCGTGCAGCTGCGCAGCAGCGCCGCCCAGGCGGGCCACGCGGTGCAGGAGCGGGCCACCCGCGCCGGTCACGTGGTGCAGGACAAGGCCGCGCAGGCCGGTCACGTGGTGCAGGACAAGGCCACGCAGGCCGGGCATGTCGTGCAGGACAAGGCCGCCCAGGCCGGGCACACGATGCAGGACCGGGCGGCCCAGACCGGCCACACCGTCCAGGAGAGGGCGACGCACGCGGGCCATGTCGTCGAGCACAGCGTCCCGCGCCCCGTCCGCACCGTCGTGCAGGCCGGCCTGCGGCATCCGCGGCCGGTGCTGATCGCCGGGGCGGCGGTGGGTGCCGTGGTCGCGGCGGGGGTGCTGCGGCGCCGGCACCACGGGCACCGCTGA
- a CDS encoding endonuclease/exonuclease/phosphatase family protein — MPSKKSARLAALTVAAVCSAASTVVLTVPAHANSVRVHDVQGSTRISPYAGRQVTDVAGIVTGVRTYGSSRGFWIQDPNPDADPATSEGVFVFTSSVPKAAVGDSVLVSGTVSEYVPGGASSGNQSLTEITKPTVTVVSSGNAVPAATVVDEDSVPDRYTGAGDTAASGSINGLTLRPSKYALDYYESLEGMNIQVGDARVVTATDPYTELWVTVKPWENRNRRGGTVYGSYESQNTGRLQIQSLGAPADFPVANVGDTLAGATTGPLDYSQFGGYTLVAGELGTLKAGGIKRETTQKQGRGELAVATYNVENLDPSDTTFAAHASAIVNNLQSPDIVSLEEIQDNNGAKNDGTVAADQTMQKLIDAIVAAGGPAYDWRSIDPVDKADGGEPGGNIRQAFLFNPERVSFVDRAGGDATTAVGVTKVKGKAELTVSPGRIDPANAAWTNSRKPLAGEFVFRGRTVFVIANHFASKGGDQALHAQYQPPVRSSETQRHLQATAVNAFVKDILAVQKNADVVTLGDINDFEFSGTTKLLEDDGALWSAIKSLPRSERYSYVYQGNAQTLDQILISPSIRNSCDFEYDSVHVNSEFNDQISDHDPQVLRFRP, encoded by the coding sequence TTGCCGAGCAAGAAGTCCGCGCGTCTCGCCGCGCTCACCGTCGCCGCCGTCTGTTCCGCGGCGTCCACCGTCGTCCTCACCGTCCCCGCGCACGCGAACTCCGTGCGCGTCCATGACGTCCAGGGCAGTACCCGCATATCCCCGTACGCCGGCCGGCAGGTCACGGACGTGGCCGGAATTGTCACCGGCGTACGCACCTACGGCTCCTCCAGAGGCTTCTGGATCCAGGATCCGAACCCCGACGCCGATCCGGCCACCAGCGAGGGCGTCTTCGTCTTCACCAGCTCCGTCCCGAAGGCCGCCGTCGGCGACTCGGTGCTGGTCTCGGGCACGGTCTCCGAGTACGTCCCGGGCGGCGCCTCCTCCGGCAACCAGTCGCTGACCGAGATCACCAAGCCGACGGTCACCGTCGTCTCCAGCGGCAACGCCGTCCCGGCCGCGACGGTCGTCGACGAGGACTCGGTGCCGGACCGGTACACCGGGGCCGGTGACACCGCCGCGAGCGGCTCGATCAACGGTCTGACGCTGCGCCCGTCGAAGTACGCCCTGGACTACTACGAGTCCCTGGAGGGCATGAACATCCAGGTCGGCGACGCCCGCGTGGTCACCGCCACCGACCCGTACACCGAGCTGTGGGTCACGGTGAAGCCGTGGGAGAACCGCAACCGCCGTGGCGGCACGGTCTACGGCTCCTACGAGTCCCAGAACACCGGTCGCCTGCAGATCCAGTCCCTGGGCGCGCCCGCCGACTTCCCGGTCGCGAACGTCGGTGACACCCTCGCCGGTGCGACCACCGGCCCGCTGGACTACAGCCAGTTCGGCGGTTACACCCTCGTCGCCGGCGAGCTCGGCACGCTCAAGGCCGGTGGCATCAAGCGGGAGACGACCCAGAAGCAGGGGCGCGGCGAGCTGGCGGTCGCGACATACAACGTCGAGAACCTCGACCCGTCCGATACCACCTTCGCCGCGCACGCCTCCGCGATCGTGAACAACCTCCAGTCGCCCGACATCGTCTCCCTGGAGGAGATCCAGGACAACAACGGCGCGAAGAACGACGGTACGGTCGCCGCCGACCAGACGATGCAGAAGCTGATCGACGCGATCGTCGCCGCGGGCGGCCCGGCGTACGACTGGCGCTCTATCGACCCGGTCGACAAGGCCGACGGCGGTGAGCCGGGCGGCAACATCCGCCAGGCGTTCCTGTTCAACCCGGAGCGGGTCTCCTTCGTCGATCGCGCGGGCGGCGACGCCACGACGGCCGTCGGCGTGACCAAGGTCAAGGGCAAGGCGGAGCTGACGGTCTCCCCCGGCCGTATCGACCCGGCGAACGCGGCCTGGACGAACAGCCGCAAGCCGCTGGCCGGTGAGTTCGTCTTCCGCGGCCGCACGGTCTTCGTGATCGCCAACCACTTCGCCTCCAAGGGCGGCGACCAGGCGCTGCACGCGCAGTACCAGCCGCCGGTCCGCAGCTCGGAGACCCAGCGCCACCTCCAGGCGACCGCGGTGAACGCCTTCGTCAAGGACATCCTGGCCGTCCAGAAGAACGCGGACGTCGTCACGCTCGGCGACATCAACGACTTCGAGTTCTCCGGCACCACCAAGCTCCTGGAGGACGACGGCGCGCTGTGGTCGGCGATCAAGTCGCTGCCCAGGAGCGAGCGTTACTCCTACGTCTACCAGGGCAACGCCCAGACGCTGGACCAGATCCTGATCAGCCCGTCGATCCGGAACTCCTGCGACTTCGAGTACGACAGCGTGCACGTCAACTCGGAGTTCAACGACCAGATCAGCGACCACGACCCGCAGGTGCTGCGGTTCCGCCCGTAA
- a CDS encoding TROVE domain-containing protein codes for MARFNTRAAKARPTSRVTSTGRVLRTYEGGRGSERDARSELFLLSVANFVSQQTFYEAGADRDDRFARLVRELAVTDPVWTAGLLGWLRGEGNLRTAALVGAAEYVKARLDAGATDGPSNRQVIASVLQRPDEPGELLAYWTATYGRNVPKPVKRGVADAVQRLYSGKSLLKYDTASKGYRFGDILNLVHAAPAPDKPWQGELFQYALDRRHNPDTAVPPASARTLVAHRELMALPVEERRAVVTSDGGAERLAAAGMTWEALAGWLQGPMDRAAWEAVIPSMGSMALIRNLRNFDEAGVSDEVAAQVAARISDPAEVARSRQFPFRYLAAYQHAPSLRWAYPLEQALGHSLTNVPALPGRTLILVDRSGSMRGPLSDRSKLNRADAAAIFGTALALRAKKADLVEFGSTSAPVKFRGGESVLKILGRFGSLGGTDTTEAVRRHYRKHDRMLIVTDEQYAYSHHGDPTEQVPADVPVYTWNLAGYRAGHGPSGKGNRHTFAGLSDAAFRMVPLLESARGADWPWAA; via the coding sequence ATGGCGCGATTCAACACGCGGGCCGCCAAGGCGCGCCCCACTTCGCGAGTGACGTCGACAGGTCGTGTGCTCCGTACCTACGAGGGCGGCCGCGGCAGCGAGCGCGACGCGCGCTCCGAACTCTTCCTTCTGTCGGTCGCGAACTTCGTCTCGCAGCAGACCTTCTACGAGGCCGGCGCCGACCGCGACGACCGGTTCGCGCGCCTCGTGCGCGAGCTCGCCGTCACCGACCCGGTGTGGACGGCCGGACTGCTCGGCTGGCTGCGCGGCGAGGGCAACCTCCGTACGGCGGCCCTCGTGGGCGCCGCCGAGTACGTGAAGGCACGCCTGGACGCCGGGGCCACCGACGGTCCGTCGAACCGGCAGGTCATCGCCTCGGTGCTCCAGCGGCCTGACGAGCCCGGCGAGCTGCTCGCGTACTGGACGGCGACGTACGGCCGTAACGTGCCCAAGCCCGTCAAGCGCGGCGTCGCCGACGCCGTACAGCGTCTCTACAGCGGCAAGTCGCTGCTGAAGTACGACACCGCGTCCAAGGGCTACCGCTTCGGCGACATCCTCAACCTGGTGCACGCGGCCCCCGCCCCGGACAAGCCATGGCAGGGCGAGCTGTTCCAGTACGCCCTCGACCGCCGGCACAACCCGGACACCGCCGTGCCCCCCGCGTCCGCCCGGACGCTGGTCGCACACCGCGAGCTGATGGCGCTGCCCGTCGAGGAGCGGCGTGCGGTGGTCACGTCGGACGGCGGCGCCGAGCGGCTCGCGGCGGCCGGGATGACGTGGGAGGCGCTGGCGGGCTGGCTGCAGGGCCCGATGGACAGGGCGGCCTGGGAGGCCGTCATCCCCTCCATGGGCTCGATGGCGCTGATCCGCAATCTGCGGAACTTCGACGAGGCGGGAGTGTCCGACGAGGTGGCGGCCCAGGTCGCCGCGCGGATCAGCGACCCGGCCGAGGTCGCGCGCTCGCGGCAGTTCCCCTTCCGGTACCTCGCCGCGTACCAGCACGCGCCCTCGCTGCGGTGGGCGTACCCGCTGGAGCAGGCGCTCGGTCACTCGCTGACCAATGTGCCCGCGCTGCCCGGCCGGACGCTGATCCTCGTCGACCGCTCCGGCTCGATGCGGGGTCCGCTGTCCGACCGCTCCAAGCTCAACCGGGCCGACGCGGCGGCGATCTTCGGCACGGCGCTGGCACTGCGGGCGAAGAAGGCGGACCTGGTGGAGTTCGGCTCCACGAGCGCCCCGGTGAAGTTCCGCGGGGGCGAGTCGGTGCTGAAGATCCTGGGCCGCTTCGGCAGCCTGGGCGGCACCGACACCACCGAGGCGGTCCGCCGCCACTACAGGAAGCACGACCGGATGCTGATCGTCACCGACGAGCAGTACGCCTACAGCCACCACGGCGACCCGACCGAGCAGGTCCCCGCCGACGTGCCGGTCTACACCTGGAACCTCGCCGGCTACCGGGCGGGCCACGGCCCGTCGGGGAAGGGCAACCGGCACACGTTCGCGGGGCTCTCGGACGCCGCGTTCCGGATGGTTCCCCTGCTGGAGAGCGCTCGGGGAGCCGACTGGCCCTGGGCGGCCTGA
- a CDS encoding GntR family transcriptional regulator produces MEAIRPVGRTLLRDRAYEAIRDAIVAGEIEPGAVVRDADLAERLGLSRGPVREAFSRLVDEGLLESKPQSYTRVTPVVAAEVRDAAAVVGAMHELATRVAVPRLMAADVEIMRTANERFAAAVAAGEVDLALRADDELHDVLVRVSGNRAAAATVARYTPLIRRLERRRFGEGGTCRSAGLHERLIEACAAGDVGRAVRVTAEIWRTLADLADSD; encoded by the coding sequence GTGGAGGCGATACGACCCGTAGGCCGGACCCTGCTCAGGGACCGGGCGTACGAAGCGATCCGGGACGCCATCGTGGCCGGGGAGATCGAGCCCGGCGCGGTGGTGCGGGACGCCGATCTCGCGGAGCGGCTCGGGCTGTCCCGGGGGCCGGTGCGGGAAGCGTTCTCGCGGCTCGTGGACGAGGGGCTGCTGGAGAGCAAGCCCCAGAGCTACACCCGGGTGACACCGGTCGTGGCCGCCGAGGTACGGGACGCCGCCGCCGTGGTCGGGGCCATGCACGAGCTGGCGACGCGGGTCGCCGTACCCCGGCTGATGGCCGCGGACGTGGAGATCATGCGCACGGCCAACGAGCGCTTCGCCGCCGCCGTCGCGGCCGGTGAGGTGGACCTCGCCCTGCGGGCCGACGACGAACTGCACGACGTACTGGTGCGGGTGAGCGGCAACCGTGCGGCCGCCGCCACCGTGGCCCGCTACACCCCGCTCATCCGCCGCCTGGAGCGCCGGCGCTTCGGCGAGGGCGGGACCTGCCGTTCGGCCGGGCTCCACGAGCGGTTGATCGAGGCGTGTGCCGCCGGTGACGTGGGCCGGGCGGTCCGTGTCACGGCGGAGATCTGGCGCACCCTCGCCGACCTGGCCGACTCCGACTGA
- a CDS encoding SRPBCC domain-containing protein has protein sequence MSKEFEIAREFEVDATPQEVWEAITTGTGGYLWPMEPPEPRAGGRGPFGSTVTAWDPPHRYTNRVEDVEGIAEQTMNQLDYTIEPRDEGRRAWVRYVHSGIFVDDWDNQYDGAAKHTDFYLHTLREYLVHFAPRPAAFATFDGPEASKAADALAAVGRALGVGEDVAAGTRVTVHGPDEFEAVVDFRDPYFIGLRTDRGLTRVFGRNHWGYPVGISLHDFTPGADIKECEAAWQDWLNGVFIQS, from the coding sequence ATGTCCAAGGAATTCGAGATCGCCCGCGAGTTCGAGGTCGACGCCACGCCTCAGGAGGTCTGGGAGGCGATCACCACCGGGACCGGAGGCTATCTCTGGCCGATGGAGCCGCCCGAGCCCCGGGCCGGCGGCCGGGGGCCCTTCGGGTCGACGGTCACCGCCTGGGACCCGCCGCACCGCTACACCAACCGCGTCGAGGACGTCGAGGGCATCGCCGAGCAGACGATGAACCAGCTCGACTACACCATCGAGCCGCGTGACGAGGGCCGGCGTGCCTGGGTGCGGTACGTGCACAGCGGGATCTTCGTCGACGACTGGGACAACCAGTACGACGGCGCCGCCAAGCACACCGACTTCTATCTGCACACCCTGCGCGAGTACCTGGTCCACTTCGCGCCCCGGCCGGCCGCCTTCGCCACGTTCGACGGGCCCGAGGCCTCGAAGGCCGCCGACGCCCTCGCCGCCGTCGGGCGGGCGCTCGGCGTCGGGGAGGACGTGGCCGCCGGGACGCGGGTGACGGTTCACGGGCCCGACGAGTTCGAGGCCGTGGTCGACTTCCGCGACCCGTACTTCATCGGACTGCGCACGGACCGGGGCCTCACCCGCGTCTTCGGACGCAACCACTGGGGCTATCCGGTCGGCATCTCCCTGCACGACTTCACGCCGGGCGCCGACATCAAGGAGTGCGAAGCCGCCTGGCAGGACTGGCTGAACGGTGTGTTCATCCAGTCCTGA
- a CDS encoding antibiotic biosynthesis monooxygenase → MTRRTDAHPDLTRPEIGASFFSTWRVGTPLRQKRTVEAIGTTWERRPWPTDGLLGYHVYTGHDGSTLLHHSQWRSEQAYEAFARHPTAASRGAHRQERVDEIDTAVPGIERLGLGRYRHHRSGRREDDPRVPGCIVIVDIEFEGPDPDRQRAWVDAVFEALESEPNPHPGGMSAHFHLSTDGTRVLNYAEWESAQAHADALAAPGNGVGSAMELWHRVQNWPGLKGSTVSRYEHALGLVPD, encoded by the coding sequence ATGACCCGCCGTACCGATGCCCACCCCGACCTCACCCGCCCTGAGATCGGCGCCTCCTTCTTCAGCACCTGGCGGGTCGGCACGCCCCTGCGGCAGAAGCGGACCGTCGAGGCGATCGGGACCACGTGGGAGCGCCGCCCGTGGCCCACCGACGGTCTGCTCGGCTACCACGTCTACACCGGGCACGACGGCTCCACCCTCCTCCACCACTCGCAGTGGCGCAGCGAGCAGGCCTACGAGGCCTTCGCGCGGCATCCGACAGCGGCTTCGCGGGGGGCGCATCGGCAAGAGCGCGTCGACGAGATCGACACCGCCGTACCGGGCATCGAACGGCTGGGGCTCGGCCGGTACCGGCACCACCGCAGTGGCCGACGGGAGGACGACCCGCGCGTCCCCGGCTGCATCGTGATCGTCGACATCGAGTTCGAGGGACCCGACCCCGACCGGCAGCGCGCCTGGGTCGACGCCGTCTTCGAGGCGCTGGAGAGCGAGCCGAACCCGCACCCCGGCGGCATGTCCGCCCACTTCCATCTGAGCACCGACGGCACCCGCGTCCTCAACTACGCCGAGTGGGAGAGCGCCCAGGCCCACGCCGACGCCCTCGCCGCCCCCGGAAACGGCGTCGGCTCGGCGATGGAGCTGTGGCACCGCGTGCAGAACTGGCCGGGGCTGAAGGGCAGCACGGTCAGCCGGTACGAGCACGCGCTCGGCCTCGTTCCCGACTGA
- a CDS encoding alkaline phosphatase PhoX, with amino-acid sequence MSLTRRDFARNSAITGAGVALAGSAGVLATAPNALASTESETASEKSADAHGGGVGYGPLIPDPEGILALPAGFKYRVITYSGKTKLESGEFTPSNHDGTATFDGPRGTTLLVNNHELKGPRAKWQYPVPLAEGLVYDAAASGGCTVVEVRPDGQVAEWVGIAGTSTNCAGGRTPWDTWLTCEENSDKAGTNGMTKDHGYVFEVDPVDRRANRDPKPLKFFGRYDHEAVVIDPKRGHAYLTEDAASPNGLLFRWTPPKGFSYGRGKFRALADDAGVLQAPKCFDSGGKFVDDLSRATKIGTVYGVDWVDVPDRDAKTTPVRKQFADGEITRARKLEGMWWGDGGTYIVSSYAREESPVQHDGQVWFYDPKRRTLTLKVLLGVNPDPSKDGAFDGPDNITVSPYGGLVIAEDGEGIQHLFGATDSGRTYPIARNELNIGTEDEPEYSEFAGVTFSCDGRTLYANIQTPGIMLAITGPWKRQKRG; translated from the coding sequence ATGTCGCTCACCCGCAGGGACTTCGCCAGAAACTCCGCGATCACCGGTGCCGGTGTCGCACTGGCGGGCAGTGCCGGCGTGCTCGCCACCGCACCGAACGCGCTCGCGTCCACGGAGTCCGAGACCGCGAGCGAGAAGTCCGCGGACGCCCACGGCGGCGGTGTCGGATACGGGCCGCTGATCCCGGACCCCGAGGGCATCCTCGCGCTGCCCGCCGGATTCAAGTACCGCGTCATCACCTACAGCGGGAAGACCAAGCTGGAGTCGGGCGAGTTCACTCCCTCCAACCACGACGGCACGGCCACCTTCGACGGGCCGCGCGGCACCACCCTCCTCGTCAACAACCACGAGCTGAAGGGCCCGCGCGCCAAGTGGCAGTACCCGGTCCCGCTCGCCGAGGGCCTCGTCTACGACGCCGCCGCGTCCGGCGGCTGCACCGTCGTCGAGGTACGCCCCGACGGCCAGGTCGCCGAATGGGTCGGCATCGCGGGCACCTCCACCAACTGCGCGGGTGGCCGCACTCCTTGGGACACCTGGCTCACCTGCGAGGAGAACTCCGACAAGGCCGGCACCAACGGCATGACCAAGGACCACGGCTACGTCTTCGAGGTCGACCCCGTCGACCGGCGCGCCAACCGTGACCCGAAGCCGCTGAAGTTCTTCGGCCGCTACGACCACGAGGCCGTCGTCATCGACCCCAAGCGCGGCCACGCCTACCTCACCGAGGACGCCGCGAGCCCCAACGGCCTGCTCTTCCGCTGGACCCCGCCGAAGGGCTTCTCGTACGGCCGCGGCAAGTTCCGCGCGCTGGCCGACGACGCGGGTGTCCTTCAGGCCCCCAAGTGCTTCGACTCCGGCGGCAAGTTCGTCGACGACCTCTCCCGCGCCACGAAGATCGGCACGGTGTACGGCGTCGACTGGGTGGACGTCCCCGACCGCGACGCGAAGACCACGCCCGTGCGCAAGCAGTTCGCCGACGGCGAGATCACCCGCGCCCGCAAGCTGGAGGGCATGTGGTGGGGCGACGGCGGCACCTACATCGTCTCCTCCTACGCCCGTGAGGAGAGCCCGGTCCAGCACGACGGCCAGGTCTGGTTCTACGACCCCAAGCGCCGCACCCTCACCCTGAAGGTCCTCCTCGGCGTCAACCCCGACCCGTCCAAGGACGGCGCCTTCGACGGCCCCGACAACATCACCGTCTCCCCGTACGGTGGCCTGGTCATCGCCGAGGACGGCGAGGGCATCCAGCACCTGTTCGGCGCCACCGACAGCGGCCGCACCTACCCCATCGCCCGCAACGAACTGAACATCGGCACGGAAGACGAGCCGGAATACAGTGAGTTCGCCGGCGTCACCTTCTCGTGCGACGGCCGGACGCTGTACGCCAACATCCAGACGCCGGGCATCATGCTCGCCATCACCGGGCCCTGGAAGCGGCAGAAGCGCGGGTAA
- a CDS encoding ArsR/SmtB family transcription factor, whose protein sequence is MLDVTVIEDPEAAAVSLDPTRARLLAELAAGPASAAMLAGKVGLPRQKVNYHLKALERHGLVELADERRKGNVTERLMRATAASYVISPLALASVQPDPDRFRDQLSARWLLALGARLVRDVGQLITGAAKARKRLATYALDGEVRFASAAERAAFIQELTAGVSALIRKYDAPGAEGGRDHRIVVAVHPTVKDQQPTQEIEQ, encoded by the coding sequence ATGCTGGACGTCACCGTGATCGAGGACCCCGAGGCCGCAGCCGTCTCCCTGGACCCCACAAGGGCCCGGCTGCTCGCCGAGCTGGCGGCCGGTCCCGCGTCGGCCGCCATGCTGGCAGGCAAGGTCGGACTGCCCAGGCAGAAGGTGAACTACCACCTCAAGGCGCTGGAGCGGCACGGACTGGTCGAGCTGGCCGACGAGCGCCGCAAGGGCAACGTCACCGAGCGGCTCATGCGGGCGACCGCCGCGTCGTACGTGATCTCACCCCTCGCGCTCGCCTCCGTGCAGCCGGACCCGGACCGCTTCCGGGACCAGCTCTCCGCCCGCTGGCTGCTCGCGCTCGGCGCCCGGCTGGTCCGGGACGTCGGTCAGCTGATCACCGGCGCCGCGAAGGCCCGCAAGCGGCTGGCGACCTACGCGCTGGACGGCGAGGTCCGCTTCGCCTCCGCCGCCGAACGGGCGGCGTTCATCCAGGAGTTGACGGCAGGCGTGAGCGCGCTGATCCGCAAGTACGACGCGCCCGGCGCCGAGGGCGGCCGCGATCACCGGATCGTCGTCGCCGTACACCCCACGGTCAAGGACCAGCAGCCCACCCAGGAAATCGAGCAGTAG
- a CDS encoding phage holin family protein produces the protein MTGSTAPERVRDEQRSVSELVGQAGEQLTRLVRQEVALAKEELAEKGRRAGRGGGLLGAAGAVAYAGVLFLAAAATAALSLTLPVWAAALIVTGALFALAGLLAATGRAQLRRAAPPAPQEALGSVRADVEEMKGRAHR, from the coding sequence GTGACCGGGTCCACGGCCCCCGAGCGCGTGCGCGACGAGCAGCGCTCGGTGAGCGAACTCGTAGGACAGGCCGGCGAGCAGCTCACCCGACTCGTACGGCAGGAAGTCGCCCTCGCCAAGGAAGAGCTCGCCGAGAAGGGCCGGCGTGCCGGCCGCGGCGGCGGCCTGCTGGGCGCGGCGGGTGCCGTCGCGTACGCGGGCGTGCTGTTCCTGGCCGCGGCGGCCACCGCCGCGCTCTCGCTGACGCTGCCCGTGTGGGCCGCGGCGCTGATCGTGACGGGGGCCCTGTTCGCCCTCGCCGGTCTGCTGGCCGCGACCGGCCGCGCCCAGCTGCGGCGCGCCGCCCCTCCCGCACCCCAGGAGGCTCTCGGCAGCGTCAGGGCCGATGTCGAGGAGATGAAGGGAAGGGCGCACCGATGA